In Candidatus Neomarinimicrobiota bacterium, the following proteins share a genomic window:
- a CDS encoding tetratricopeptide repeat protein, giving the protein AEQRIAILTSGWPYRPGRRYLTLDDLAPVDEPGRMALRLQRREVTFWEAHAGMAAHYSSNGQHAAAIKEGRALVKAYPLGWRSHQVLAQALISAGQYNAALQPLKQSLSLKENAYAYKSIGTIFLRNREVQQAIPYLEKAVVLEPNDHRSRYNLSGAYVETGDIYKAVTQLEILLAKVPDYPNARRLYEYLRTQIGNQ; this is encoded by the coding sequence TCGCAGAGCAACGGATAGCCATCCTTACATCCGGTTGGCCTTATCGGCCTGGGCGCAGGTATCTCACTCTGGACGACCTGGCACCCGTCGACGAACCTGGACGCATGGCTCTCCGCCTCCAACGAAGAGAAGTAACTTTCTGGGAAGCTCATGCCGGTATGGCCGCGCATTACTCCAGCAATGGTCAGCATGCGGCGGCCATCAAGGAAGGCCGGGCCTTGGTGAAGGCCTATCCCCTGGGGTGGCGCAGTCATCAGGTCTTAGCTCAAGCACTCATTTCGGCCGGCCAGTATAATGCTGCCCTCCAACCATTAAAGCAGTCATTGAGCCTGAAAGAGAATGCCTACGCCTACAAATCGATTGGGACCATTTTCTTGAGGAACAGAGAAGTTCAACAGGCAATCCCTTACCTGGAAAAGGCTGTGGTCCTGGAACCTAACGACCACCGGAGCAGGTACAATCTGAGTGGAGCTTATGTGGAAACGGGGGATATCTACAAGGCTGTCACACAGCTGGAGATCCTACTTGCGAAAGTGCCAGACTACCCCAATGCCCGGCGTCTCTACGAATATCTCCGAACACAAATAGGAAATCAATAG